From a single Falco naumanni isolate bFalNau1 chromosome 17, bFalNau1.pat, whole genome shotgun sequence genomic region:
- the RPL10A gene encoding 60S ribosomal protein L10a — translation MSSKVSRDTLYEAVKEVLQGSKTKKRKFVETVELQISLKNYDPQKDKRFSGTVRLKSTPRPKFSVCLLGDQQHCDEAKAVDIPHMDIEALKKLNKNKKLVKKLAKKYDAFLASESLIKQIPRILGPGLNKAGKFPSLLTHNENLVAKVDEVKSTIKFQMKKVLCLAVAVGHVKMTEDELVYNIHLAINFLVSLLKKNWQNVRALYIKSTMGKPQRLY, via the exons atgaG CAGCAAGGTCTCCCGCGACACCCTGTACGAGGCGGTGaaggaggtgctgcagggcagcaagaCCAAGAAGCGCAA GTTTGTGGAGACGGTGGAGCTGCAGATCAGCCTGAAGAACTACGACCCCCAGAAGGACAAGCGCTTCTCCGGCACCGTCAG GCTGAAGTCGACTCCGCGGCCCAAGTTCTCTGTCTGCTTGCTTGGGGACCAGCAGCACTGCGATGAGGCCAAAGCCGTTGACATTCCTCACATGGACATAGAAGCTCTGAAGAAACTCAACAAAAACAAGAAGCTGGTGAAGAAGCTGG CCAAGAAGTACGATGCCTTCCTGGCTTCCGAGTCCTTGATCAAGCAGATTCCTCGAATCCTGGGTCCAGGCCTGAACAAAGCCGGCAAATTCCCTTCTCTCCTCACCCACAATGAAAACCTGGTGGCCAAGGTTGACGAGGTCAAATCTACCATCAAATTTCAGATGAAGAAG GTGCTGTGTCTGGCTGTGGCTGTCGGTCACGTGAAGATGACAGAGGATGAACTGGTCTACAACATCCACCTGGCCATCAACTTCCTGGtgtccttgctgaagaagaacTGGCAGAACGTGCGTGCTCTGTATATCAAGAGCACCATGGGGAAGCCCCAGCGCCTCTACTAG
- the DEF6 gene encoding differentially expressed in FDCP 6 homolog, which translates to MALQLRASPAAQGCRGRRFPGTGSSASTEPPLPSPPVAMDLRAELLKSIWYAFTALDVEKSGKVSKSQLKVLSHNLYTVLCIPHDPVALEEHFRDDDDGPVSSQGYMPYLNKYILDKVEEGAFVKENFDELCWTLTAKKNYKPDRNGNSIISHQDAFRLWCLFNFLSEDKYPLVMVPDEVEYLLKKICTAMNVELNSGELDDYLSQEPQGQGGLTVWQFLDMVNSGRFLRGIEQEAVSMAVEEVYQEVIEDVLKQGYLWKKGQLRRNWSERWFTLKPSVLSYYMSEERKEKKGSIALDKHCCVEVLPDRDGKRCMFCVRTSSRTYEMSASDTRQRQEWTLAIQTAIRLQAEGKKSLHKDLKQKRREQREQREQRKAAKEEETQRLKQLQEEKERKLQELELLKEAQRQAEILLQEEEQRRRQQHEEMQRTLEIQLQEAEQARASMQAEMVLKEAEAERQRKRILELEDMQERLQEALQQEVKARQDEESVRYAQARLLAEEEEKLKQLMKLKEEQEEYIIKTQREKQVLKQEMENKNKCLEEAQKQLEEVRVNRQRVDQDVMAAQRKLRQASTNVKHWNVQMNRLMHPIGPGDKRTNVSAGGFAGYQPFLSQRDSSLKLKQKVEDKGSEPTTDNGKENVSNGGNSGVPPPPDADPMATEPTN; encoded by the exons ATGGCGCTCCAGCTTCGCGCGTCCCCCGCCGCCCAAGGCTGCCGAGGCAGGCGGTTTCCTGGAACCGGATCCTCGGCCTCGACAGAGCCGCCTCTGCCATCGCCGCCTGTAGCCATGGACCTGCGAGCGGAGCTGCTCAAGTCCATCTGGTACGCCTTCACCGCCCTGGATGTGGAGAAGAGCGGCAAGGTCTCCAAATCCCAGCTCAAA GTGCTGTCTCACAACCTGTACACGGTGCTGTGCATCCCCCACGACCCCGTGGCGCTGGAAGAGCATTTCCGCGATGACGACGACGGGCCGGTGTCCAGCCAGGGTTACATGCCGTACCTCAACAAGTACATCCTGGACAAG GTGGAGGAAGGTGCTTTTGTCAAAGAAAACTTTGATGAGCTCTGCTGGACCCTGACGGCGAAGAAGAATTACAAGCCCGACCGCAATGGGAATAGCATTATATCCCACCAAGATGCCTTCAGGCTCTGGTGTCTCTTCAACTTTCTGTCTGAAGACAAATACCCTCTCGTCATGGTGCCAGATGAG GTGGAGTACCTGCTGAAGAAGATCTGCACGGCCATGAACGTGGAGCTGAACTCCGGCGAGCTGGATGACTACCTCTCCCAGGAGccgcaggggcagggggggctgaCGGTCTGGCAGTTCCTGGACATGGTGAACTCGGGGCGGTTCCTGCGCGGCATTGAGCAGGAGGCCGTCAGCATGGCCGTGGAGGAGGTGTACCAGGAGGTCATCGAGGACGTGCTCAAACAG GGCTACCTCTGGAAGAAGGGCCAGCTGAGGAGGAACTGGTCGGAGCGGTGGTTCACGCTCAAGCCCAGTGTCCTGTCCTACTACATGAGCGAGGAGCGGAAGGAGAAGAAGGGGAGCATCGCGCTGGACAAGCACTGCTGCGTGGAG GTGCTCCCCGACCGAGATGGGAAGAGGTGCATGTTCTGCGTGAGGACCTCCTCCCGCACCTACGAGATGAGCGCCTCCGACACCCGGCAGCGCCAGGAGTGGACCCTAG ccatcCAGACGGCCATCCGGCTGCAGGCTGAGGGCAAGAAGTCCCTGCACAAAGACCTGAAGCAGAAGCGCCGGGAGCAGCGGGAGCAACGGGAGCAGCGCAAGGCGGCCAAGGAGGAGGAGACGCAGCGGCTCAAGCAGCtccaggaggagaaggagaggaagctgcaggagctggagctgctgaaggaggCCCAGCGGCAGGCAGAGATActcctgcaggaggaggagcagcgGCGGAGGCAGCAGCATGAGGAGATGCAGAGGACCCTGGAgatccagctgcaggaggctgagcag GCTCGCGCCTCCATGCAGGCAGAGATGGTCCTGAaggaagcagaggcagagcGGCAGCGCAAGCGCATCCTGGAGCTGGAAGACATGCAGGAGCGTCTCCAGgaagccctgcagcaggaggtgaAAGCACGGCAGGACGAGGAGTCCGTGAGATACGCACAGGCCAG GCTACtggctgaggaagaggagaagctgAAGCAGCTGATGAAGCTGAAGGAGGAGCAAGAGGAGTATATCATCAAAACTCAGCGGGAGAAGCAAGTCCTCAAGCAGGAGATGGAGAACAAGAACAAGTGTCTAGAAGAggcacagaagcagctggaagaagtgAGAGTGAACAGGCAGCGGGTGGACCAAGACGTCATG GCAGCCCAGCGGAAGCTGCGACAGGCCAGCACCAACGTCAAGCACTGGAACGTCCAGATGAACCGGCTGATGCACCCCATCGGGCCTGGAG ACAAGCGTACAAACGTGAGCGCAGGAGGCTTTGCTGGCTACCAACCCTTCCTCTCCCAGAGAGATTCTTCTCTCAAGCTCAAGCAGAAAGTGGAGGATAAAGGCAGCGAGCCCACAACGGACAACGGCAAGGAAAACGTGAGCAACGGTGGGAACAGCGGCGTGCCACCACCTCCGGATGCGGACCCCATGGCCACAGAGCCCACCAACTAG
- the ZNF76 gene encoding zinc finger protein 76: MESLGLQAVTLSDGTTAYIQQAVKGEKLIEGQVIELEDGTTAYIHQMTVQKESVAFEDGQPVMLEDGSMAYIHSTIKESYDPSTFETIQLEDGSTAYIHHPVIIAPGSTILEVQVETGLEELAGEEKGDAFDVKTVGALETYTSKVSDEEEEEVTDTCHTKSDNSSNVPSQDLQEEEVHSSENGQQVSSKAFRCGYKGCGRLYTTANHLKVHERAHTGDRPYTCVFPSCGKGFTTGYSLKSHMRTHTGEKPYKCPEDMCSKAFKTSGDLQKHIRTHTGERPFKCSFVGCGRSFTTSNIRKVHMRTHTGERPYMCPEPSCGRGFTSATNYKNHMRIHTGEKPYMCTVPDCGKRFTEYSSLYKHHVVHTHCKPYTCNSCGKTYRQTSTLAMHKRSSHGELEVIEESEEAFYEQHQLEAAATDRDFPDNSKCIAFLSELGAEEEEDGMLTHVSLITQGGTEPVSVLQKDLQALGSAISMVTQSGALAVPREELAGDDTHTVTVTHTDGAEMQPVTIVTSGAVMAEESAATSLCHQQVALVATTNGTHITVQLEDQPSLEEAMGMTTVAIQYEPVTLDEALAENGC, from the exons ATGGAGAGCTTGGGCTTGCAAGCAGTGACCCTTAGTGACGGGACGACAGCCTACATTCAGCAGGCTGTCAAAG GTGAAAAGCTGATTGAAGGGCAAGTCATTGAACTGGAAGATGGGACCACAGCTTATATCCATCAGATGACAGTTCAGAAAG agtCTGTGGCTTTTGAAGATGGTCAGCCAGTGATGTTGGAAGATGGCAGTATGGCCTACATACACAGCACGATTAAAG AAAGTTATGACCCCAGCACCTTCGAGACCATCCAGCTGGAGGATGGCTCCACTGCTTACATACATCATCCTGTCATCATCGCACCTGGCAGCACCATCCTGGAAGTGCAGGTGGAAACTGGGCTGGAGGAGTtggctggagaggagaaaggtgATGCCTTTGATGTCAAGACTGTGGGTGCATTAGAGACGTACACCAGTAAG GTGTCTGACgaagaagaggaggaagtgACAGACACCTGCCATACGAAGAGTGACAACTCCAGCAATGTCCCTTCCCAG GATCTGCAGGAAGAGGAAGTGCACAGCAGTGAAAACGGGCAGCAGGTCAGCAGCAAAGCTTTCCGTTGTGGATACAAAGGCTGTGGCCGGCTCTATACCACCGCCAACCATCTAAAG gtaCATGAACGTGCTCACACAGGTGACCGGCCATATACCTGCGTCTTTCCAAGCTGTGGGAAAGGATTTACTACAG GGTATAGCCTGAAGAGCCACATGAGAACTCATACTGGTGAGAAACCGTACAAGTGCCCGGAAGACATGTGTAGCAAAGCCTTCAAAACCTCTGGTGATCTACAGAAACACATTCGGACCCACACAG GTGAGCGTCCCTTTAAGTGCTCCTTTGTGGGCTGCGGCCGCTCTTTTACCACATCCAACATCCGCAAGGTTCACATGCGAACGCACACAGGCGAGCGGCCGTACATGTGTCCTGAGCCCAGCTGCGGGAGGGGCTTCACCAGTGCCACCAATTACAAGAACCACATGAGAATCCACACAG GAGAGAAGCCGTACATGTGCACTGTGCCAGACTGTGGAAAGCGCTTCACTGAGTACTCCAGCCTCTACAAGCACCACGTGGTCCACACGCATTGCAAGCCCTACACCTGCAATAGCTGTGGGAAGACCTACCGCCAGACCTCCACGCTGGCCATGCACAAGCGCAGCAGCCACGGCGAGCTGGAGGTCATCGAGGAGAGCGAAGAGGCCTTCTACGAACAGCATCAGCTGGAGG CTGCTGCTACTGACAGAGACTTCCCCGACAACAGCAAGTGTATTGCTTTCCTGTCGGAGTTGGgggctgaggaagaggaagatggcATGCTTACACACGTCTCGCTTATCACTCAGGGTGGGACAGAGCCG GTCAGCGTGTTGCAGAAAGACCTGCAGGCCCTGGGCAGTGCCATCAGCATGGTGACGCAGAGCGGTGCCCTCGCTGTGCccagggaggagctggcaggTGATGACACACACACCGTGACTGTGACCCACACCGACGGCGCTGAGATGCAGCCG GTTACCATAGTCACGTCGGGGGCAGTCATGGCTGAAGAATCAGCCGCCACATCCCTCTGTCATCAGCAGGTGGCATTGGTGGCTACCACCAACGGCACCCACATCACAGTGCAG CTGGAAGACCAGCCGAGCCTGGAGGAAGCCATGGGTATGACCACAGTAGCAATCCAGTACGAACCTGTAACGCTCGACGAAGCCTTGGCCGAGAATGGATGCTGA